In Salisediminibacterium beveridgei, one DNA window encodes the following:
- the trmL gene encoding tRNA (uridine(34)/cytosine(34)/5-carboxymethylaminomethyluridine(34)-2'-O)-methyltransferase TrmL encodes MSIHVVLYEPEIPANTGNIARTCAGTHSHLHLIHPLGFSTDDRMLKRAGCDYWPNVQIEHHDRFSDIPEKYPNAVFYFIETIGEKNVYDFDYSNPDADYFFVFGKETTGLPSELTDQFKEQCFRIPQTDLVRSLNLSNTAAIVVYEALRQQAFAPIAIKEAAD; translated from the coding sequence GTGAGTATACATGTCGTACTATATGAACCTGAAATTCCGGCGAATACCGGAAATATAGCCAGAACCTGTGCGGGTACGCACTCCCATTTGCATCTGATACATCCCTTGGGCTTTTCAACGGATGATCGAATGCTGAAACGCGCGGGTTGCGACTATTGGCCAAATGTGCAGATCGAACATCATGATCGTTTTTCCGATATTCCAGAAAAGTATCCGAACGCAGTATTTTATTTTATCGAGACAATTGGTGAAAAAAATGTTTACGATTTTGATTATTCCAATCCTGATGCGGATTATTTTTTTGTGTTCGGTAAGGAGACAACCGGTTTACCCAGTGAGTTAACAGATCAATTCAAGGAACAGTGTTTCCGGATTCCCCAAACAGATCTTGTGCGTTCATTGAATCTCTCCAACACAGCGGCTATTGTGGTCTACGAAGCTTTAAGACAGCAAGCATTCGCACCTATTGCCATCAAAGAAGCCGCAGACTGA